Within Coregonus clupeaformis isolate EN_2021a chromosome 20, ASM2061545v1, whole genome shotgun sequence, the genomic segment taccctttgttggcaatgacacaggtcaaacgttttctgtaagtcttcacaaggttttcacacactgttgctggtattttggcccattcctccatgcagatctcctctagagcagtgatgttttggggctgtcgctgggcaacacggactttcaactccctccaaagattttctatggggttgagatctggagactggctaggccactccaggaccttgaaatgcttcttacgaagccactccttcgttgcccgggtggtgtgtttgggatcattgtcatgctgaaagacccagccacgtttcatcttcaatgcccttgctgatggaaggaggttttcactcaaaatctcacgatacatggccccattcattctttcctttacacggatcagtcgtcctggtccctttgcagaaaaacagccccaaagcatgatgtttccacccccatgcttcacagtaggtatggtgttctttggatgcaactcagcattctttgtcctccaaacacgacgagttgagtttttaccaaaaagttatattttggtttcatctgaccatatgacattctcccaatcctcttctggatcatccaaatgcactctagcaaacttcagacgagcctggacatgtactggcttaagcagggggacatgtctgtgttactgatggtaggctttgttactttggtcccagctctctgcaggtcattcactaggtccccccgtgtggttctgggatttttgctcaccgttcttgtgatcattttgaccccacgaggtgagatcttgcgcgagatcttccagtgcgcctgtttgacgctattctgcgtaactctgtattccggaataaactctgtattctgtgatttaccctcctgcgcctgactccttcaaatcacccatcacagtcttgtatgtcttccatttcctaataattgctcccacagttgatttcttcaaaccaagctgcttacctattgcagattcagtcttcccagcctggtgcaggtctacaattgtgtttctggtgtcctttgacagctctttggtcttggccatagtggagtttggagtgtgactgtttgaggttgtggacaggtgtcttttatactgataacaagttcgaacaggtgccattaatacaggtaacgagtggaggacagaggagcctcttaaagaagaagttacaggtctgtgagagccagaaatcttgcttgtttgtaggtgaccaaatacttattttccaccataagttgcaaataaattcataaaaaatcctacaatgtgattttctggaattttttttctcaatttgtctgtcatagttgacgtgtacctatgatgaaaattacaggcctctctcatctttttaagtgggagaacttgcacaattggtggctgactaaatacttttttcccccactgtaggcaaGAGAGGTGCCCTAGAAAATGGTGCTTGACCAGCAAAACGTTATGTAATGTAACTCAGAATATAAAAGCAGCATATGTAACTACCCTTGGCAGAAATCCTTACACTAAAGTATATGACTGTTTTCATATTGTCCTCCTTGTGGAGTTCCTTATTTTATGTAATGGTTTGTCTGTTTGAATTAAGATTGAGGGCATTGATTTATGGATTGGTTAATCATTAATTACTTAAATTAGTATCTGAAATTACACTTATCTGGATCAATACAAGTCTAGGTCAGTTTGACAGGAAAGATATCATGTTATATATCATATTTCAGAAATGTTTTTCATGGGTTGATCCTTCTACTGATTTCTAGCAGCTTTTCAGATCAGTTATTTACATTTCTCAAGGGAACATCTGCTGGATACAATAGATTTTTATtcttttttacctttatttaactaggcaatttAGTTAaggacaaattcttatttacaatgacggccaaacccggacgacgctgggccagttgtgcTCCGACCTTTGGGACACCCAATCACAGccaggttgtgatacagcctggaattgaaccagggtttgtagtgacgcctctagcactgagatgcagtgccttagaccgctgcgccacgtCTCTTGGCACAAAGAGTATTCAGATGACCACTTCATAAATGCACAGTCGTACTCTAGCAATGCGCTACACCCCCTACAGCTTAGCAGCATTACTCTAGCAGGGAATTAGTGAGAAGCGTAGTAAGCAGCAGCCCCAGTGATTATGATGGCCTGTCGGCCATTGACGGGTGCTTTGTGGTGACGTCAACTGAGAGGCAGGCTATAAGCTGATACTGTGGCAGCAGagcaccctccctcctctcctctcctttgatCCTGCTGTTGTGTGGACAGTATGGTGGTGCCCTTCCCTTGTTAACATCCTCAGGCCACCCAGCCACTTCCACTTCTTTAATCTATTTCAGTAGTAGGACACCTGCTTAAGCTAATCACAGGCTTGGTGATTTGTTGACTAGTGAATTGAGTGTGTAGCGTGTCCTAGTCCTGGACTGAATCAATATGTGGAGTGAAACATAGGAGAGTATTTACATGGGTGTTCAAGAGGGCTGGGAACTCTCATATCAAAGCAGGTGGGAACTCCCTgcagaggcgtcatgcccatagggggcacaaggccacgtgccccctcagatttgtcctgttttaAATTTTTCGGATGTTAAATTGATTGCTAAACTTCCTTTTTAAGCCCACGTTTTATCATAATTATTGATAAAACGATCTGTCAGTGGTATTTTGCGGAGGGGGCACACTTACTGGACCAGGCAAAGAGTACCCCCTCCCCCATTCTCCCTAGTAAGTGGTTCCTTCCAAGGTGTACCATGGAGCAAAGATATGCTAGGTAGGACTCTAGATACTTTagtgcaggggtattcaactcttaccctacgaggtccggagcctgctggttttctgttctacctgataattaattgcacacacctggtgtcccaggtctaattCAGTCCCTGATTTAGAGGAGGAAAATGAAAAAacacagtggaactggcttcgaagtccagagttgagtttgagggctcaAGTGCATGCAGACAGTAtcgtctgtcacgacttcctccgaagctgcctcctctccttgttcgggcaggcttcggcgttcgtcgtcaccggccttctagccactgctgcatcacatctcatcattccatttgttttgtcttgtctattacacacacctggttcatatcccctcattagcacttgtataagtgttccctctgcccccttgtccttgtgggtgattgtttaatgtgaggagagtgtagctcggttgagctctgtgtgttttgtattgccggggtatattttccccttgtgcctgttttgttccagtgcgcctgtttgacgctattctgcgtaactctgtattccggaataaactctgtattctgtgatttaccctcctgcgcctgactccttcaaatcacccatcacagagtCACCCACtcactatggagtcagcgggagaaaaGCGCATGCCTGAAGTCGTGGCacaggtccaggagcattcaacgatgctagccagcttgggagaagcgatggatcgggttctccaggtcgttcaacgcctggagaggagaggaccccgatctgtcgagaccagctgggcgaccggatccagccaccaacaccccagcacccagacggatccatatatcccgaccacaggATTTCGACGGGagagctgctctctgccagggattcctcatCCAACTGGAGCTTTACTATTCCAGCATCAgtccggccccatcggagcgggagaaggtgtccgccctcgtctcctgcctctcggggaaagccctggagtgggccaacgcggtctggaatgaCGGAGgagcaggggacgaggaccgcgcaggacttcgccctggagttccggactctagcagctgggtccgggtggagcgagcgggccctcatcgaccacttccggtgccatctgcgggaggacgtccgaacgGAGCTAGCCTGCCgcgacaccatgttgtccttcactcaactggtggacatggccatccgcttggacaacctgctggcggccagaggatGTCCTGGAGGGGGTATGCCCGTTCCAACCCTGCCCgactcggatcacgagctgatggagctgggtggagcggcaATCCGAgaagagcggaggacgacagcgccagtgtcactctggtggcacgagagAACATTTCACCGCAcaatgtcgtcagcgttcttttgggtctggaggcggcaggcagggcactcttgcgtcaccccaggtatcgaacacccacactcgttcagagccctctgctgcgtactgtaccctacccatccactttcctgattacattgtagttccccagtgtaaggcgctggtcgattcaggcgcagctgggaactttatggacaggtcattttcacacagtctaggcatttcattggttcccctatccattccactccccatcagagcacttgacagtcgaccattagggtccgggtttgttagggaagttacagcaccagtcaccatgGTTACTCACGAGACTTTtcttattattgagtctcctgcctTCCCTGTTGTCTTGGGtattccttggttagcactccacaaccgcagagggttctcacggggtggtcgcgagagtgtcagggtaggtgtctctgtgtttccatTGGTGTAACCACGGttgaaagtccagacagtacctccaccgtgcgacCATGTTACCACCTCATCAGGTGGGGGTAgccgctgtgcctcccaggagtcatgtgtatcccctgtcacaggctgaaacggaggctatggagacatacgtcactgaGTTCCTGCaccaggggtttatacgtccctcaacttcgcccgcctcctcaagtttcttttttgtgaagaagaaagatggtggtctgcgcccttgcattgattatcgatcactgaacaaggagacgatatgatttagttatcctctacccctcattccttcggtgatcgagtcaatgcatggggtgcgcttcttcaccagattagatctccggagtgcgtacaacctggtgtgtgtccgagagggggacgagtggaagacaggattcagcacaaccacggggcattatgaatacctggtgatgccttacggtttgatgaatgctccatccgtcttcaagtcctttgtgaacgaggtgtttcgggacatgcttggtcacggtgtagtggtctacatcaatgacattctggtgtattccgctacgcgcgccgagcatatgtccctggttcgcaaagtgctggcccgactgttggaaaatgacctttatgccaaggcagaaaagtgtctgtttttccaacagtccgtctccttcctcggagaccgcattaccacctcaggtgtggagatggagggagatcgcatttcagccgtgcgtaattggccgactccaaccacggtaaaggagatgcagcgctttattggctttgccaacaactatcggaggtttatccggggcatggcaaggtcgcagctcccatcacatctctgttgaagggtgggcagtcccggctccgctggtctgctgaggctgaaagggccttcagtaacctgagggttctgttcacctcagccccggtactggcccaccccgatccatcactactgttcgtagtggaggaggatgcgtccgaggtagggataggctgtcctatctcaatgctcaggcacgccacccaagctccgcccctgtgccttctacttcAAGAAGCTcagttataaattaatttgcattttaattagggaaataagtatttgaccccctctcaatcagaaagatttctggctcccaggtgtcttttatacaggtaacgagctgagattaggaacacactcttaaagggagtgctcctaatctcagtttgttacctgtataaaagacacctgtccacagaagcaatcaatctatcagattccaaactctccaccatggccaagaccaaagagctctccaaggatgtcagggacaagattgtagacctacacaaggctggaatgggctacaagaccatcgccaagcagcttggtgagaaggtgacaacagttggtgcgattattcgcaaatggaagaaacacaaaataactgtcaatctccctcggcctggggctccatacaagatctcacctcgtggagttgcaatgatcataagaacggtgaggaatcagcccagaactacacgggaggatcttgtcaatgatctcaaggcagctgggaccatagtcaccaagaaaacaattggtaacacactacgccgtgaaggactgaaatcctgcagcacccgcaaggtccccctgctcaagaaagcacatacacaggcccatctgaagtttgccaatcaacatctgaatgattcagaggagaactgggtgaaagtgttgtggtcagatgagaccaaaatcgagctctttggcatcaactcaactcgccgtgtttggaggaggaggaatgctgcctatgaccccaagaacaccatccccaccgtcaaaccgtggaaacattatgctttgggggtgtttttctgctaaggggacaggacaacttcaccgcatcaaagggacgatggacggggccacgtaccatcaaatcttgggtgagaacctccttccctcagccagggcattgaaaatgggtcgtggatgggtattccagcatgacaatgacccaaaacacacggccaaggcaacaaaggagtggctcaagaagaagcacattaaggtcctggagtggcctagccagtctccagaccttaatcccatagaaaatctgtggagggagctgaaggttcgagttgccaaacgtcagcctcgaaaccttaatgacttggagaagatctgcaaagaggagtgggacaaaatccctcctgagatgtgtgcaaacctggtggccaactacaagaaacgtctgacctctgtgattgccaacaagggttttgccaccaagtactaagttatgttttgcagaggggtcaaatacttatttccctcattaaaatgcaaatcaatttataacatttttgacatgcgtttttctggatttttttgttgttattctgtctctcactgttcaaataaacctacaattaaaattatagactgatcatgtctttgtcagtgggcaaacgtacaaaatcagcaggggatcaaatacttttttccctcactgtagtgtcTGACCgcggtccccagttcacatccaaggtctggaatgcgttcatggaatgtctgggggtctcggtcagcctgacctctgctttccaccccgagtctaatgggaaggtggaacgggtaaatcaggatgtgggtaggttcctgcggtcctactgccaggaacggccgggggagtggtcggtgttctttccatgggccgaatatgcccagaactctctctgtcactcctccactaacctaacgccattccaatgtgttttaggttaccaaccggttctggcaccgtggcaccagagccagaccgagtcCAATGTACTCTCTCGACCCTTCAGAAACAGGCCTCAGGTATAACCAGTCCAGTTTGGTGTGTGTTCTGTATGAGGGTGAAATGATGATAGTGAGAAGAGCAAGGACACCTGTTCTCTAAGGGAGAGCTCCCACCTCATTACTTTGTTTCTGGGCTCCTGACCTTGGGTAAGAGGCAGTGCACCTTGGGAGAATGAGTCTCTGGGTCAGTGGGGCTGTGTATGAATGTTCTGTCCGAGCTAATGAGGATCTGTAACCTCAAGGgacctctttctctttctgtcaggGACTACATCTCATATCTCTCCCTCTGGCTACCTACTATCTAAGGCCTATAGGTGCTCATTGCTCACTATCTGATCAATGTTGGCCCTCAGGGAAGATAATTATTCTAACTGGTCTTTCAAGAGACCTTCCCTCCCACTTCTCCCTCTGGATGACTAACTACCCACGTGATTTATGAGTAACGGCCATAGATTTCTATGGTAACAGCAAGCCAAGCATGATGGTGCAGGCTGGCTCGTTTGGCCACCACAATTTCTCCAAAAGCCTTGCTGCAAGAGGCAGAGTTAAATGTGGGTGCTTCTCTGAGATGTTTGTTACACCATCTGATACGTGGGTGATAACGAATAATAACTGACTCAGCTCAATGCAGTAACTGTCAAAGTACAAGACCATCAGCATTCAGCATCCTGGACTGCAGTGTTCTGTGGTGGGAGAGGATGGCACTGAACAAAATAGAGCAGTATAGGGAACAGTATAGCTAGTGCGTTCTGTGGGTTTGGTTCAGATTGCATTGCAACTGATTGAACTGACTCTTGAAAAGGGGGGGTGATATGACTAGGCGTTTTCTTCTTTCGACACCCTCGCTTTCATTATTAGGGCAGATTGTGCACGCCTgaatcacacgcacacacaacaaaGCATTTGGGAGTGTTATCTTCTGCAGTCAGCTAAAAAGAGATACCACACACACTGTTTCAGTTCTTTCCAGCACCTCTCTGTCCTTCAGTCTGAGTTCAGGCGTTTTTTCACTTATCCAGCACTAATTTCTTTCTCCTACACCATGTGACAAGATCAAATCAGATTTAACAAGTAATaattatcagtctctctctctctctccctgtttctccctctctctctcactttctctatccctctctctctctcactctctctctcatccacacCTTTTGCTGCATACCATTAATGCCAGCCCAGGAATACACTTTTAACTCTTATGTATCACAATTTTATTACAAAAAGTAGATATTTTTCACATCTTTCTGTGTTGCCATGCTTGGAGCATATAACAATCCAGTAGAAAACCACCCAGTCCCCAGAAAGGATAGTCAAGCAGATTGATGTCGAAGAGGATGTGGCAGCATTCTGTCACTCAGTCATGCTGTCACTATACAGACACTGTAACATTCCGAATACAGATACAAACACCTGCCCAAACACGTCATCATATCCGTTAACAAACCTCAATTAAATTACATTTATCAGAATAATAACAAGAAACACTCCCACCCTCCCCcaaaataaatataaaacaaACAATACATATAATTTGCAACATAAAACGTATGTGCTCAATATTTGCACCAGCCCAAGGCACCCAGGCTTTGTAGCATGTTGGCAATTAATGACATTCGTTTACAGGGTCTACAGGAAACACTTTGAAGCGAACGAGAATTACAAATGATTTTTACAGTCCGACTTTGCAGTGTCCTTCAACGAACCCACGGCGTCCTCTCTCTACATGGCTCTATTCATTCACAGTGCAAGATCCGGAGGGGTGGGTGAGGTTGAGGGATTTGGAGGGAGCTGTATCATTTAATGGCGTCAAATACTGACAAGACTTGGACGGACAGCGTGAGTTCCACTTTAGAGGATGGCTCCATAAATTCCACACTGTGCTGTGAATTGTCCAACATAAGGCGTGGATTGCCCAGCTGCAGGTCCAAGACAAAATAAGCGAATCAAAAAAGCTAAAGTGCGCTTGCAACAAAACTCcaaaagaaaaacaaacaaacagataCCAACACTGTCCAACTGAGGTTTCCAAGACGAATGAGATTTTTCTCAAGATCAAAAAAAGTTGTTTCGCACATAAATATCTAATAGAAATCCCAGGTTTAAGCTTATCATTAAATAAATACCAAATCGTCTGTAACGAACGTCATAATGAAGACAAGAACGACAGAAGCTCAAAACAAATACAGACAAGGATTGGCCTTGGTTTCATGCCGAAATGCAGTTCAGTTGAGCGAACGGCACGGCTCGAATGTCCACTTGGTAGCTCCACCGAATATTTCAATGTTGGACTCTGACCAAGAGAATACGTTGCCAGTTTGCGCTTTGCTGTTGCAGGTTGCCAGGTTATAAATCTCCCCGATGGAAAGCTTCCTATCCCACATGTTGAGATTTGCTAGCTCACCTACATATGCTTGTGTGGCATCAAAACCTCCCCCCAGCGTGTCCTGTGGAGCAACAAGATGACAAGTTCAAGGTTAGTGGCGCGAAATGTCGGTACGCGCGCGGCCTGGTCTTTCTATTACAAATGTGTGTAATAGGCTAATCATCCTGTACTGTATTAGGAAGGAATACAATTGGGGTTGGAACACAGTTGGCCTATACCATGGAAATGCACTGATTTCTAATTATCATAAAACTATAATAAAAAGCAACCACTCTCAGTGACAGTTCCACCACAACCAAAGCCCAAATTTAACCATTTACACACGGCTGGCCATGCGCCATTATTTGCTTTTCACGACATGCCTATTACTCTGTAATGCCTATAACTCTGTAATTGCTAATGATTTCCCACTTTTCTATCTGAAGTAGATTGTGCATTGTCACAATTGAGTTGGGGTATTCCACGATATCTAGCTCGAGGGCCTTAATTAGATGGCTACGTCTTAATTGACAATTTCGTCCAAGGTCTCTCAACTTTCCCATCACATTAATATTCCTCCCTTTGATCATTGGAGAGAAAACGTGCTCTAATATTTTCATTACTAATGGATATAATTATTTTCCCCAAGCCATTTATCTCAAGAATATATCACGATTTGCATACCAATTTAATCTAAAGTTAGTTCATCCTCATTTAGTGAACCCTCTTACCTGCTCTTGTCCCAATACGAGGACCCCCTGCGGCTTGATGGGATGGTATGGCGCCAGATTCTCTCCGCTGCCCCGCAGCACTCCGTTCTGAAACGCCTCCCACATCCCGTCGCGCGTGGTCCAAGTGATGCAGATGTGATGCCACTTCCCGTCGTTGATGATGAACGGCAACTTGGCCACCTGCAGCATGGACAGCGCACCCATTACTGTATGTTCAAATAGGCCTGCCCTAGAACTAATGATTGCTATGGTTTTTTATGTTTTCAGACATAGCACTGTCtgtaaatacaatattttttataattaaGTTGCTTGTAACGTCTCCATAACTTTCCCATACATTGCATAATGCTGTGTAGTAGCGGCGTAGCTTAATTTGCTAGTCTGGCACACCACATTTACGCAGGGCGATCTGTCCATTTTGCCTATAGCCACATGCGGTGTAGAATATGCCATTGCCATCAGCGATCATTACCTTATCATTGATGAGTATCTCCATCGGGTTATTTCCCCACTCAATCAGCACCAGCTCGTTGGCCTGCCCCGGGACAGCGTAGGAGAAAGGTGTGCCCACCCCAGGCGACGCATTCGATTTAATCCACAGACACACCGTGAAGGCGTACATCTCCGGCAGGGTTCTTTTGGCTTTGGCGTACATGTAGTTGGTTCTCAACGGGAATGTCAGCTGGAACTTGTCCAGTGGTCTGTTGTCTTTCCCACCTGCGGACGAAACATATGCCTACTTGTTTACCTTTCAGTGATTTATATAATCTACATTGCACTCATAGGCCTATGGTATAGTCAGTTATGTCATAtcatgtgattgattgattggtttaaTCGTATGCATGGTTTGCTCCACCAGTTGAGATTTTCGATCCCCAACTAAAGGTTTTCTCCTTTCTCTTTAGTTTGACGATGCTCTGTTCTATATCATTGGCTTGGAACAGACTGTGCATCTCTCTCCTAGCCTATTCTCTGCGGTATGATGTGACCACGTGAGCAGGGCAAACAAGGAATAGCtttgtctctcactcactcactctctctctctctctctctctctctctctctctctctctctctctctctctcgctctctctctctctctctctctctctctctctctctctctctctctctctctctctctctctctctctctctctctctctctctctctctctctctctctctctctctctctctcatcccgtCCTCACCTCCAACCCCCTCATTCTCCCCAGTAAGGAGTTGAACTAAACATTGATCGATGTTCCAAAATGCGCCTGTTTGTCTCCAACACTGTGCGCTCTATATCCAGCACTGCGCACATCGTTAAAAACCTGTTGTAAAGTTCCTGCGCCGCTATGTCCCCTACAAAACCAACGACTCTCGTTCACAGTCACTGGAAATAAAGCGTCATTGGCTGTCGCTCCCTGACACGTGAATTATTATCCCAGTGTGGCATCACTGTGTTAATATGAGATATGCAAAGCAATGCAgctacctccccctctcatctcccatctcccatctcccctTACACAAACCCGCACACCACAGTGGTGATAGCTGCGCTGCGGCACTGTCTGTATTGACAAGCTACTGTGGTATGCGGGTTTGGAGTGATTCCTCATGTGGGCCAGGCAATTTTACCAAGTGAAATGCAGGgttgtttttagaaatttgcatTATTTTAGAAATATAAACCATTGAACGAGCCAATTCCACCACATTTGGATGATTCTGGTGCCCTTATTTTTTCTACTATTAAAACTAAATGCGCAAATTATTATCAAAATAATGTAATCAGTTTAGTCGTTTATAAGCATTCACATGAACAGAACAATTATATTGACTGTGTATATTTGGGCATGATCTCTTTGCCCCATAGCTCACTCACCTTTCTCTAGGTCCGTTATCCGGTGATGCATGGAAGTCAGCGTGGACTCCACTCGATTCCGCTGGTCCGTATCGTTCTTCTGACCCGGTTTGGTCTCCTCCAGGGTGTTGACCCGGGACAGCACCTGCTTCTCCATATCATCAATCTTGTTCTGAAGCAGGTCTTTCAGACTATTCGCCTGGGCCGTACCGTTGTTTCGGCTGTATTGCTGTATAACGGAACAAGGACAGAGGAACAGACAAGATGGGACGATTAAAATAACTTTGGGTTTAAATAAACAATCCTACATGTGCGAGGCGGGGCTCGTCGTGGGTAAAGCTCTGGTGCTTAGCTCGTTTGTGGAGGACTTACTGCCTCGGCAATTTGCATCAAGTGCCTAAATTGGTCCAAAGATGAGGCGTCTGTCTGTCCTTATCAAGAGTGTGGTGCGGCTTCATTTAGTGCTCTAGAGTAATTACTTTCCGATTGGATGCGGAAAAATAGCTTTAAATAGGTCTATAGCATTAGTGACTGGACTAACATAACCCTATAGCAAGCAATTCACAACTATAGAGAGCACTTATAACTAGCACATTGAGCACTATAGGCTATACAACCAACCGAGCCGATTGGAAACGCGTAAAAATGATTAAAAGTTGATTGAAAGCTCAACCTGCATTCCATATTGCTAGTTCAAAATAGGGAGGTCAAACAAACCCCAATGCCTACCTCAAGATTCTCCAACCTCTGTTTGAGGGTCTGTAAAGTCTGTCCTAGTTGAGCGAGAGTGTCCTGAGGACCCCTTGAAACATCCCCCATAGTGTTCTTGGCGCCCGGTACTATTCTCCGGCCTCCCGCTCCGGCCTCGGGCAGACTCTGGCTCTCACACCGGCTCAACTTGGACGTTAGTTCCCTGATTGTCTCCTTTTGGTTCATAATGGTCTCTTTTTGCTGTAACACGGTCTCCCTCAACTGCATCACCGTCGTCTTCAA encodes:
- the LOC121533269 gene encoding neuronal pentraxin-1 — encoded protein: MPGNMPGIMEGHSWQLFLLSFLVLEGSTQDFGQTQFICTSVPKDMDLCAATMQNTGPAEDLKTTVMQLRETVLQQKETIMNQKETIRELTSKLSRCESQSLPEAGAGGRRIVPGAKNTMGDVSRGPQDTLAQLGQTLQTLKQRLENLEQYSRNNGTAQANSLKDLLQNKIDDMEKQVLSRVNTLEETKPGQKNDTDQRNRVESTLTSMHHRITDLEKGGKDNRPLDKFQLTFPLRTNYMYAKAKRTLPEMYAFTVCLWIKSNASPGVGTPFSYAVPGQANELVLIEWGNNPMEILINDKVAKLPFIINDGKWHHICITWTTRDGMWEAFQNGVLRGSGENLAPYHPIKPQGVLVLGQEQDTLGGGFDATQAYVGELANLNMWDRKLSIGEIYNLATCNSKAQTGNVFSWSESNIEIFGGATKWTFEPCRSLN